GGGCGTAGAAGTCCTCCCTGCGCTCGATCCTGCCCACTTCGAGCACGGCACGGGCCTGGTGCCGGGACAGGGCGAGCTGGGCCACGAGCGACGGCACGCCCGCCGCGAGAACGACGAGCGCCATCACCGGGTTGAGCGCCACCAGGGACACCATAAACCCCGTGACGGTCAGCAGGGAGCGGCCCGCGGACAGCGCCGCGTCCGCGAGCTGGCCCGCGACCGTCCTGCCCACGTCCTGGGCCACTCGCAGGCGGTCCAGGAAGGCCGGATCCTCCAGCCGTCCCAGGCCTGGGTGGCGGCCCACCGCAGTGAAGAGCCGGTCCTGGGCTAGCAGCCCCACCTCACGGTCCACCACCCCCCGCAGATAGCGGGCGGCCAGCGGGCCGATGCCCACGATGATGGCCGCCAGCACGTAACCGAGTGCGGGGATGAGTAGCGTCCGCAGATCCGCGTCGTGCGTCAGTCCGTCGATCAGGAGCTTCGTCATCCACGCGATCAGCACCGGTACCAGGCCGGACGTGAGGGTGAGCGTCGCGTAACCGGCCGAGGCCCAGGGCGCCGCAGTGGCACACAGGACGACGGCGGCGGTGACGCGCCGGCGCGCGGAGCGTGTATGCCCGGTCCCGGTCCCGATCTCCGAGGAAGCCGGTACGCGTCGGCGGAGCGATCTCACCGGGCCGGCGCTGGTACGTCGAGGGCGATGTTGTCGGCGGTGACGATGGGGCGGCCGTGCTCGGGGCTGGGCGAGACGACCAGCACGGCAGGGAATCCCTGGAGGTCGAAGGCCTTGCTCATCTCCCCCTTCTCGGTGCTGGACTCGCGTACCACCCGGGCCACCGGACGCAGCCGCTCCAGCATGTCGGCGGCCTCCTCCGGCTCGCCCACGACGACGGCGAGAACCTTGTCCCGGCCGCCGGGGAACGAAGGGGCGAAGCCGACGAATTTCGGCAGCTTCTCCTGGCACGGGCGGCAGCTCGGCGAGAAGAAGGCGACGAGAGTGTCGCCGTGCCGCAGACTCGCATCGTCCACCGGCTCGGCGTCCAGGGTGAGGGTGATGAACTCGCCGATCTCGTCGCCCATGCCGACCGAGACGGGCGGGCTAGAGCTGCCGTCGCGGTTGAGGATCTCGGCTTGGTCCCGCAGGCGCTTGATGATGCCGAGGCTCAGCACGAGGTTGAGGATGCACAATGCCCCGACGAAGACGAGGGCGGCGATCATGAGGGGCACGGTGTTTCTCCTGTCGGATGGTGGTGGGCATGGTGGCGGGCGACGCGGCGGTGCCCGTACCTGGCAAAAAGAGCTCCACAAGTTCGTCGAGCACGGTGACGAGTGCGCCGCACACGAGCCCGACCACGACTGTCAGGGTGACTGCGCCGGTGGTACCGCCGGAGCCCGGACCGACCAGGGCCGCGACACCGGCCGGGACGGCCAGTGCCAGGTTGCGTACCGCCTGCCAGGCGCTGACGGGTGTCGCAGAAGCCCCGAAGCAGCGGCAGGCCATGGCCTGACCCCGCCGTACGGCGAACGCGATACCGACAGCGAAGGCGAGCAGCAGACCCGCCGCGAGCCAGGCGCCGTACCGGAACGCCCCCGGCAGTGGCGCGATCAGCAGCCCGCATACGGCGAACTCCAGGGCCACCACAGCGGGAGCCAGCAGCCTGCGCGCCCCGGGCACGGGGGCCAGTGCCTCGACCGCCGCGGCGAAGTCGGCGAAGGACTGGCGGCCACGGACCTTGCTCACCGCGGATACCAGGAAGACCAGACCGATCAGACACCTGATCCAGGTCGAGAGATAAGGCTCCACGATCCTCCAGAGCTGCTAGGTCGAGTGGGCTGGCGCATCCGGCCTGCGCAGGGGGCCTTCGCCCCGCCCGGACGCTGTGGAGCAGGGCCCGGCGCCGACGCCCCGGGCCCCACGAGCACGGTCAGCAGTAGCAGTTCAGGTAACCGCCGTCGGTGCCACAGCACGGAGCGTTGTAGCGGCACCAGGTGTTCACGTTCGGGTAACGGTTGGCCACGTTGCACTGCCAGCACGCGTTCCAGCAGCCCTGCGGCCCGACCTGCGCCGAAGCGGAAATCTTGGGCACAAATCGCTCGAGCAGGGCCTGCCCTGCGGATTCCAGCATGCGAAGCATGTCACTCTCCTCCCTAGGTCAATCGGCCCGACGTTCGTCGGATGAGCGACCTTGGCATTCGGTCGGTCGGCCGGTATTGAAGAAAATCGACATTGGATTTTTTCGACATGCACGGCAGGTACGGGACGCAACGCTGCAGCAGATTTCCTTCCATCCGGGGGCGAGTGGGACCGCTACGCGGGATTCAGCCTTCTTGCAGAATGCTGGTAATGCGACTGGCCATCCGGTCGACATTCCCTCCCCCACTCTGATATTCGGCGAGAAAACGTAGCGGCGGGCGTCCGGTCAGCGCGGTGAACTCCCTTGTCAGATGCGCCTGATCGCAGAACCCGCAGCTGGACACGGCCTCACCGGGACTGCGACCGGCCGTGAGCAGCGCCGCCGCGTGCTGCAAACGCAGCACGCGGGCCAGCCGTTTGGGAGTCAGCCCGAGTTGTTCTGCGAACCCGCGCTCGAGCTGGCGCTGACTCCAGACGAGACTTTCGGCCAAATCGGTGATCTTCAGGCGGCCGTGGGAACGTTCCAGCCGCTGCCAGGCCTCGACCACCCGAGCGGCCGCACGGGGGCCGTCCTCGCGGCAGCGCAGCAGGAACTGGTCGACCACGGCGAATCGGGAGGACCACCCCGAGGCCCGTGCGAGCTGCTCCGCCAAGTGATCGACCTGGGCACCGAGCAGCTCGGAGAGCTCCACCCCGGGCTCGGGCAGGTCCCCGAGGGCCACACCAAACAGCTCGAAAGCTGCCCACGGCGCGAGCATCACCTCGACGCCACGGATCCCTCCATGGTGCTCGCCCAGCGCTGGGCGCGTAGTGGGCGGGCTCAGCAGGGATACGACCGTGCGGGTCCGATGCGCCGCACCCACCGGTGAGATCCGCAGGGCTTCGCCGAAGCCGAGGACCAGGGTCGCCAGCCCGCACGGGATCCCCAGACGTCTGCGGACCGGCCCTGGCGCGAACCGGAATCCCCGGTAGCAGAGCACCCCCGGCCCCAGCGACGCATGCGGCTGCCCCATGGCCAGCTCCCACTGCTCCTCGAAGCATCGCAGCCTCCGCCCTGCCGGGACGTGCCTGGTCAGCAGGGAGTCGGGCACCTGAGCACCCACCGTCGGCATCGACACTGCGCGGCGGCCTGGGGGTATGTGTCCTCGCCGTCGCCCCGCAGCGCCCGCACGAGTTCGTCGGACACAGTAGTGATCACGGCAGTCGAGGCGGCGAGGGGTAAATGGGGTAATGCACGCATGGCAACTCTCCGGTGGGCGTAGGGGATGGTGTGATGCACGAGCGGAGTCGAGTGCCGGCGGTCCGGTCCTTGCACGCGTCCGCTCGCCCTCGACCGAGGCATAACGGCGGGCGATTTTCGGTCAGGTGCCGAATTCGTACGCCTCAAGAACAAGCGGGCAGTGCTTTGTTGTGCGGGAAGGCCCGGGTGAAGTGGGCCAGCCGGTCACCCAGTACGCGACGCCCGGCCTGGCCGTAGGGAGGGATGGGAAATCGGCTCAAATTCCCGTGCCAGGGAATCCGTGGCGGTCACCCATAGCCGTGCGCACTTCATGCGGTCATGCCGGGATTCCGTGTGCGTTTCTCGTGGCCGGACGGCATCGCTCGATTCAGCCATGTTCCCTCCCCGTTACGGAGACCGCTCCGCGGGGCCAAGAATCACACAGCGCCTTTCGCCACCGCCAGACCACGTAATGCCATTGGCTTGGTCTGTTCGCTCGGGCCGCCGTCGGCTTGAGCCCGACGGGTTTCACTGGTCGGGTAGCCCGAGGGAGTCTCACCCCCGGGCTCAGGGCGGCGTCGTTCAGTGAGTCTGTCCGGTTTGATCACGTGATGCTTAGGGGGGCCAGGGGCCTGTTGGCGTCGCGAGCGTGGTGCCGGAGGCCGGCGGTACTGCTGATGTGTCCGCTCAGGCTGAGAGATCCTACGGCCAGGTTGCACAGTCAATGCCAAGGTGGAACGCCGGTCCCGTGGGATGTGACAGACGGACCATGAGACAGTCACGGCACAGCTCACCGATTGTCACCGAGAAGAAGGACCCATGGAAACGTTGCCCGTTGTCACTGGCCACGATGAGTTCGATGCCTTGGTCGTCAGGACCGACTACCGCGACGACCAAGCGTGGCAGGACGTGGTAGCGGCACTGATGGAGCCCTGGGGAGACAGGCAGTACGAGGCGCGCGTCCACTTCATCAACGATCCGGCCTGTGCGGAGGCGACCGTCGACGAGGTGCTGACTGCGGTCAGCGGTGATGAGAACCTGTCCGTTGTTTTCCTTGTCGACCGGGTAAGCATGCAGGCCGAACACCACCCGTTGCTGGCGGTCACCACGCTGACGCGGGAGGACTGCGTCGACGATGATGACTACGAGCAACTGACCGATTTCGGCGGCGAGTTCCGCACGATGCCCGCAGGGGTCCACGAGGTCTACGCGAACCTGAGTATCGGCAACCTGGGCTTCGAGGAGTTCGCAGCATGGGCCCAGGATGATCCCGAAGGGATCTTCCGGCCCTTCTGAACGGAGCGAGAGTCACAACTGCGTCGTTCAGGCAGTGCATCTGGGTTCAGGAGCCGAGGCAGGAGCGCGGGTGGTCGCCGGTGGCTGACGCAGAGGCAGGCACGGCTTCCGGTGATCATGAGGTGTCGAGTCCCTGATCACCATGACGGAAGACCGTGCCTGCCCGCTCATCCTCGCTCATCCCGGGCCCTCTGGGCCAACTCACCGATGCCGCACCGACCGCCCTCGATGACCTTCCCAGCCTGGTGACCTGCCTGGCCCGGGTGCCCGATCCCCGCCGAGACCAGGGCCGACGCCATCCGCTCGCCTTCGTCTTGTCCCTGGCCGCGTGCGCGGTCCTGGCCGGAGCGAAGTCCATGGCTGCAATCGCGGAGTGGGCAGCCGACGCCCCGCCGCACGTCCTGGCCCGGCTCGGCGGCCCGTGCCGGGAGCCGGACCGTGGCCCCGTCGCCCCGGCCGAGGCCACTGTGCGTCGTATTCTCCAGCGCATCGACGGCAACGCGCTGGACAGGGCCGTCGGTAGTTGGCTCGCCGGGCGCGAACGCGCCGCCGCCGGCAAGGAGGAGGACACACGCGGCCGGCCCATGCCCTCCCTCGCGGTGGACGGCAAGACCGTGCGCGGTGCCCGCCGCACCGACAGCACCCAGGTCCACCTACTCGCCGCGATGACGGGGACCGGCCTGGTCACCGCCCAGCGCGAGGTGGACGGCAAGACCAACGAGATCACCGTCTTCCAGCCCCTGCTCGCCCCGCTCGACCTGCACGGCACAGTGGTCACCTTCGACACCCTCCACTCGCAGACCGCCCACGCACGCTTCCTCGTCGAGGACAAGCACGCCCACTACATTGCGTTGATCAAGGGCAACCAGCCCACCCTGCACCGGTGGCTGAAGACCCTGCCATGGCGGGAAGTGCCACTCCTGGACAAGACCCGGGCCACCGCACACGGTCGCGACGAGATCCGCCGGATCAAGGCTGCCGCCGTCGCCGGGATCGCGTTCCCACACGCGGCGCAGGCCGTCCAGATCGTGCGCCGCCGACGAATCGTCACCACGGGCAAGATCACACTGGAACGCGTCTACGGGGTGACCGACCTGACCGCGGAGCAGGCCGACGCAACCGAGATCGCCCGCCGCGTCCGCGACCACTGGGGCATCGAGAACAAGATCCACCACGTCAGGGACACCACGTACGCCGAGGACGCCTCCCGCGTACGCACCGGCACCGCTCCACGCGCCATGGCATCCCTGCGCAACCTGGCCATCGGTGCTCTCCGACTCGCCGGCCAGGCGAACATTGCCGCTGGACTCCGCCACCACACCCGCGACGCCAACCGTCCACTGATCACCCTCGGCATCACGTGATCAACTGGGACGCATCACCTGAACGACGCGGCCCTGGGGCCCGGGGGCGTCATGGCTGATCCTCTGGGGCCCATGGCGTGTCCGGTTTACCAGTAGCAGCGGGTGGGGCCTGGTTCCTGGGGGCGGGCAGCCGCGCGTTTCTCGTCCGCGATCCGCTGCTGGTCTCGCCGCAGAGCGTCCGCTCGGGCCTCGGGGGTGACGGCTGGACCGAGGGTGATCGCCTCGGTGCCGGTCACCGGGGCCAGCGAGTACCGCAAGGGCGCTTTGCTGGACCGCGTGGGCAGGTGGAGACGGGCCACACCGGCCGGGAGCTCGGCACGCAGCGATCCGTGCCAGCGGATCCATAGCGCGGGGCGCCCGCGGAGTGCTTCGTCTCGGAGCTTGTCCACGGCGGTGCTCTCGTCCGCGCGGTCGATCTCCACGGCGACCGGCGGGCCGTCTTTGCGGATCACGCGCAGGTCGAGGTAGGCAGACCAGGACGGCGACCAGTAGGCGATGCAGCCGCCGTTCTTCAGGCGGGGCGGGTCGATGTAGCGCATCTGCGCCTCTGCTCTGCACCTCCACCCCGACGCTCCCACCCACTGCACCACCGCCCGGGTGATGGACTGGGTCGCTTCCTTGCCGGTCAGGCCGGTGAGGGAGAAGCCGGTCTCGGACAGGTACGTGCGTAAGGAAACGGCGAGAATCTCGGACTCGCCGGCCGACGTCGGTTCATGGGTCATCCGGTGATTCTCCGCTCGCCCACTGACAACGGCCGGAGAGTGACGGTGATCACCGTCAGAGCATGTGACCGGACCGTCTAGCGGTGATTCGCTCCAGCCTGGTGGCCTCGGCAAGGGCATGTCAGTGGCGCGTCCTATGGTGCGTGCTCATGACACGTCGCACCCGTTTCCTGGTCAACGAGCACCCGGCCATCGCCGCCCAGTGGCATCCGGAGCTGAACGCCGACCTGGACCTGGCGCAGATCGGTCCCGGCTCTCACAAGGCTGTGTTCTGGCGGTGCGACGACGGG
This Streptomyces sp. NBC_00376 DNA region includes the following protein-coding sequences:
- a CDS encoding TlpA disulfide reductase family protein, which translates into the protein MLSLGIIKRLRDQAEILNRDGSSSPPVSVGMGDEIGEFITLTLDAEPVDDASLRHGDTLVAFFSPSCRPCQEKLPKFVGFAPSFPGGRDKVLAVVVGEPEEAADMLERLRPVARVVRESSTEKGEMSKAFDLQGFPAVLVVSPSPEHGRPIVTADNIALDVPAPAR
- a CDS encoding MauE/DoxX family redox-associated membrane protein, yielding MEPYLSTWIRCLIGLVFLVSAVSKVRGRQSFADFAAAVEALAPVPGARRLLAPAVVALEFAVCGLLIAPLPGAFRYGAWLAAGLLLAFAVGIAFAVRRGQAMACRCFGASATPVSAWQAVRNLALAVPAGVAALVGPGSGGTTGAVTLTVVVGLVCGALVTVLDELVELFLPGTGTAASPATMPTTIRQEKHRAPHDRRPRLRRGIVHPQPRAEPRHHQAPAGPSRDPQPRRQL
- a CDS encoding helix-turn-helix domain-containing protein; its protein translation is MGQPHASLGPGVLCYRGFRFAPGPVRRRLGIPCGLATLVLGFGEALRISPVGAAHRTRTVVSLLSPPTTRPALGEHHGGIRGVEVMLAPWAAFELFGVALGDLPEPGVELSELLGAQVDHLAEQLARASGWSSRFAVVDQFLLRCREDGPRAAARVVEAWQRLERSHGRLKITDLAESLVWSQRQLERGFAEQLGLTPKRLARVLRLQHAAALLTAGRSPGEAVSSCGFCDQAHLTREFTALTGRPPLRFLAEYQSGGGNVDRMASRITSILQEG
- a CDS encoding DUF6924 domain-containing protein, with amino-acid sequence METLPVVTGHDEFDALVVRTDYRDDQAWQDVVAALMEPWGDRQYEARVHFINDPACAEATVDEVLTAVSGDENLSVVFLVDRVSMQAEHHPLLAVTTLTREDCVDDDDYEQLTDFGGEFRTMPAGVHEVYANLSIGNLGFEEFAAWAQDDPEGIFRPF
- a CDS encoding ISAs1 family transposase is translated as MPARSSSLIPGPLGQLTDAAPTALDDLPSLVTCLARVPDPRRDQGRRHPLAFVLSLAACAVLAGAKSMAAIAEWAADAPPHVLARLGGPCREPDRGPVAPAEATVRRILQRIDGNALDRAVGSWLAGRERAAAGKEEDTRGRPMPSLAVDGKTVRGARRTDSTQVHLLAAMTGTGLVTAQREVDGKTNEITVFQPLLAPLDLHGTVVTFDTLHSQTAHARFLVEDKHAHYIALIKGNQPTLHRWLKTLPWREVPLLDKTRATAHGRDEIRRIKAAAVAGIAFPHAAQAVQIVRRRRIVTTGKITLERVYGVTDLTAEQADATEIARRVRDHWGIENKIHHVRDTTYAEDASRVRTGTAPRAMASLRNLAIGALRLAGQANIAAGLRHHTRDANRPLITLGIT